Proteins encoded within one genomic window of Halocatena marina:
- the pyrI gene encoding aspartate carbamoyltransferase regulatory subunit: MSENDRELRVSKIRNGTVIDHVPGGQALKVLAILGIDGSGGEAVSIGMNVPSEKLGRKDIVKVESHELSQNEVDVISLIAPEASINIIRDFDVVEKSRVIRPDLVTEVIACPNRNCITTRNEPVDSEFDVLEDGVRCVYCDTIVREDLTDHIATD; this comes from the coding sequence ATGAGTGAAAACGACCGCGAACTCCGCGTCAGCAAGATTCGGAACGGTACTGTCATCGACCACGTTCCCGGTGGACAAGCACTCAAGGTACTTGCAATCCTCGGTATCGACGGCTCTGGCGGCGAAGCTGTCAGTATCGGAATGAACGTCCCAAGCGAGAAACTCGGACGAAAGGATATCGTGAAAGTCGAGAGTCACGAACTGAGCCAGAACGAAGTGGACGTGATCTCTCTTATTGCACCCGAAGCCTCGATCAATATCATCCGCGACTTCGATGTCGTCGAGAAGAGCCGCGTCATCCGACCGGACCTTGTGACCGAAGTCATCGCGTGTCCGAACCGAAACTGCATCACGACGCGAAACGAACCTGTCGATTCGGAGTTCGACGTGCTTGAGGATGGCGTGCGGTGTGTCTACTGTGATACCATCGTGCGCGAAGATCTGACCGACCACATCGCTACCGATTGA
- a CDS encoding NAD(P)/FAD-dependent oxidoreductase, with translation MERVDVAVVGGGPAGTSAGRAAAEEDADTVIIEKGVPRADRDGPGPDSTDAAGMLDYWVDLMDMRPDEVPESVKCRELNGTTFYGPNETVTLRSTRMTSSYPNFGFTFNRARFDDWLRERAETAGADYRVGNGVQSIDVDAKSGHTLTLRDGATLKAEYLILADGPQRTVTNRVLDSLLPDGTIEKLASPRANHIAYQEYREFPDEVFEEDMLKFWWGAMPGHTAYPWVFPNDGTVARVGLTMPIGLDLSTIEDPTSYALLQSTDETVPAGSEYIRRLLEREYGDEYDIEEAFPLVEDRGKRGGTETYPISSTRPIDSPTKANIAVVGGAMGATSAFHEGGDHVAVRTGKIAGRLAALGALRAYNSEWKHTIGDEILRNVALADVVRDYEPADWDRTFRNVNKMMRNGGYHTFDALTSGISGLGLLGRYEWTKFGYRSGRYVQIQADQYKQ, from the coding sequence ATGGAACGCGTGGACGTGGCCGTCGTGGGTGGTGGACCGGCGGGCACCTCGGCGGGAAGAGCGGCAGCAGAGGAAGACGCTGACACCGTAATCATCGAGAAAGGAGTCCCTCGCGCTGACCGCGACGGCCCGGGACCGGACTCGACAGACGCAGCAGGGATGCTCGATTACTGGGTTGATCTCATGGATATGCGTCCGGATGAAGTTCCGGAGTCGGTAAAGTGTCGTGAGCTGAATGGAACGACCTTCTACGGGCCAAACGAAACCGTAACGCTCCGATCGACGCGAATGACGAGTTCGTATCCGAACTTCGGATTTACGTTCAATCGGGCGCGCTTTGACGACTGGTTACGCGAGCGTGCTGAGACCGCCGGAGCCGACTATCGCGTCGGCAACGGCGTTCAGAGCATCGATGTCGATGCAAAAAGCGGGCACACTCTAACGCTTCGAGACGGAGCGACCCTCAAAGCAGAATACCTGATTCTCGCGGACGGGCCCCAACGCACCGTCACAAATCGGGTGCTCGATTCACTCCTTCCAGACGGGACGATCGAAAAGCTCGCCTCACCACGGGCGAACCACATTGCCTATCAGGAGTACCGGGAGTTTCCGGACGAAGTGTTCGAGGAGGACATGCTCAAGTTCTGGTGGGGCGCGATGCCCGGACACACGGCGTACCCGTGGGTGTTCCCGAACGATGGCACTGTCGCCCGCGTTGGGCTGACGATGCCGATCGGTCTCGATCTCTCGACCATCGAAGACCCCACATCCTACGCCCTACTTCAAAGCACTGACGAGACTGTCCCCGCCGGTTCGGAGTACATTCGACGTCTGCTCGAACGTGAGTACGGTGACGAGTACGACATCGAAGAAGCGTTTCCGCTCGTCGAAGACCGGGGGAAACGGGGCGGGACAGAAACCTATCCAATCTCCTCGACGCGACCCATCGATTCACCAACGAAAGCGAACATTGCTGTGGTTGGCGGAGCGATGGGCGCGACATCGGCGTTTCACGAAGGCGGCGATCACGTCGCAGTCCGTACCGGGAAAATCGCAGGCCGTCTCGCTGCCCTCGGTGCGCTGCGTGCATACAATTCGGAATGGAAGCACACCATTGGGGACGAGATTCTGCGAAACGTCGCGCTTGCCGACGTGGTCCGCGACTACGAACCGGCCGACTGGGACCGTACATTCAGGAACGTTAACAAAATGATGAGGAACGGCGGATACCACACCTTCGATGCCCTGACATCCGGCATTTCTGGACTCGGTCTCCTCGGCAGGTACGAATGGACGAAATTCGGGTACCGGAGCGGGCGATACGTGCAGATCCAAGCGGATCAGTACAAACAGTGA
- the thiC gene encoding phosphomethylpyrimidine synthase ThiC, which yields MTQLQRARAGAVTQAMERVAAREKRSTEFVREQIATGQAVIPSNQHHTALDPMIIGREFATKVNANIGNSETTSSRDEELRKLHTAVHYGADTVMDLSTGSDLDAIRETNIEHSPVPIGTVPIYEALKRADNIKEITPELLLDVIEKQAKQGVDYQTIHAGVLMEHLPLTEGRTTGIVSRGGSILAQWMEEHAQQNPLYTEFESICEIFAEHDVTFSLGDGLRPGSLADANDAAQFAELETLGELTRTAWDHGVQVMVEGPGHVPMDQIEANVERQQDVCDGAPFYVLGPLVTDVAPGYDHITSAIGATEAARTGAAMLCYVTPKEHLGLPDEDDVRDGLAAYRIAAHAADVATGHPGARDWDDALSEARYAFDWRRQFDLALDPERAKSSHDQTLPEENYKTARFCAMCGAEFCSMRIDQDARDGSDLAALDADTTDLDASSAAEVNRPPVGTHETRRLPSWPIAEHRADD from the coding sequence ATGACGCAATTACAGCGAGCGCGCGCTGGAGCAGTGACACAGGCGATGGAACGGGTCGCAGCGCGTGAGAAGAGGAGTACCGAGTTTGTCCGCGAACAAATCGCAACAGGACAAGCAGTCATTCCGTCGAACCAGCACCATACGGCGTTGGACCCGATGATCATCGGTCGAGAATTCGCAACGAAGGTAAACGCGAATATTGGCAACAGCGAGACAACGAGCAGTCGGGACGAAGAGCTACGAAAGCTCCATACGGCTGTGCACTACGGTGCGGACACGGTGATGGATCTGAGCACAGGGAGCGATCTCGACGCCATTCGTGAGACGAATATTGAGCATTCACCAGTACCCATCGGAACAGTACCGATCTACGAGGCGCTCAAACGCGCAGACAACATCAAGGAGATCACTCCCGAGTTGCTTCTCGATGTCATCGAAAAACAGGCCAAACAGGGCGTCGACTACCAGACCATCCACGCTGGAGTTCTGATGGAGCATCTCCCGCTGACCGAGGGACGAACGACTGGAATCGTCTCGCGCGGCGGATCGATCCTCGCGCAGTGGATGGAAGAACACGCCCAGCAGAACCCGCTGTACACCGAGTTCGAATCGATCTGTGAAATTTTCGCAGAACACGATGTGACGTTCAGCCTCGGAGACGGTCTCCGTCCGGGCAGCCTTGCGGATGCGAACGACGCGGCTCAGTTCGCAGAGCTAGAGACGCTCGGCGAACTCACCCGGACAGCGTGGGATCACGGGGTACAAGTGATGGTCGAGGGACCTGGCCACGTTCCAATGGATCAGATCGAAGCAAACGTCGAACGCCAGCAGGACGTCTGTGATGGCGCTCCGTTCTACGTGCTCGGCCCACTCGTGACCGACGTCGCACCCGGATACGACCACATAACGAGCGCTATTGGTGCTACTGAGGCCGCCCGTACGGGTGCAGCGATGCTCTGTTATGTGACTCCGAAAGAACATCTCGGACTCCCCGACGAGGACGACGTGCGCGATGGGCTTGCTGCCTATCGGATCGCTGCTCACGCTGCCGACGTTGCTACCGGACATCCCGGTGCACGTGATTGGGACGACGCGCTCTCTGAAGCGCGCTATGCCTTTGATTGGCGGCGACAGTTCGATCTCGCGCTTGATCCCGAGCGAGCGAAGTCATCCCACGATCAGACGCTCCCAGAAGAGAACTACAAAACGGCACGATTTTGTGCGATGTGCGGTGCGGAGTTTTGCTCGATGCGCATCGATCAGGACGCGCGTGATGGCAGTGATCTCGCTGCGCTCGACGCTGATACAACGGATCTCGACGCCTCGTCCGCTGCTGAGGTGAACCGCCCGCCAGTTGGAACCCACGAGACACGTCGCCTGCCATCGTGGCCGATTGCAGAACACAGAGCGGACGACTGA
- the pyrB gene encoding aspartate carbamoyltransferase, with protein sequence MRHDHLISAKQLSRADIDTVLDRAADIARSPPDVNQYADTILGLLFFEPSTRTKMSFDSAMKRLGGTTVDMGTVESSSVKKGESLADTVRVIEGYADALVLRHPSEGAAKMASEFVDVPIINAGDGAGQHPTQTLLDLYTIRENVGFDDLSIGIMGDLKYGRTVHSLSHALTNVDARQHFISPESLRLPRSVRYDLHEIGANVREHTGLDDVLSTLDVLYVTRIQRERFPDENEYRQVAGQYRITAELLADANDDLIVMHPLPRVDEIAPDVDETEHAQYFQQAHNGIPVRMALLDLMLGGETQ encoded by the coding sequence ATGCGGCACGATCACCTCATCAGCGCAAAACAGTTGTCGCGGGCCGACATTGACACGGTGCTCGACCGTGCCGCCGACATCGCCCGTAGTCCTCCTGACGTCAATCAGTACGCCGACACCATTCTCGGTCTCCTTTTCTTCGAACCGAGTACGCGGACGAAAATGAGCTTCGATAGCGCGATGAAGCGTCTCGGCGGAACGACGGTTGACATGGGAACCGTCGAATCATCGAGCGTCAAGAAAGGCGAGAGTCTCGCGGACACCGTTCGTGTCATCGAGGGATACGCTGACGCGCTCGTTCTTCGCCACCCGAGTGAGGGTGCAGCGAAGATGGCGAGTGAGTTTGTCGACGTACCCATCATCAACGCTGGCGACGGTGCCGGACAACACCCGACGCAGACGCTACTCGATCTGTACACCATCCGCGAGAACGTCGGCTTCGATGATCTCTCGATCGGTATCATGGGCGATCTGAAATACGGACGGACCGTCCACTCGCTGTCACACGCACTAACGAACGTGGATGCCAGACAGCATTTCATCAGCCCAGAGAGCCTCCGTCTGCCGCGCTCGGTTCGGTACGATCTTCACGAAATCGGGGCGAACGTGCGTGAACACACGGGTCTCGATGACGTTCTCTCCACGCTCGATGTGCTCTATGTGACACGCATTCAGCGCGAGCGCTTTCCTGACGAGAACGAGTACCGGCAGGTCGCCGGTCAGTATCGCATTACTGCTGAGCTTCTCGCGGACGCAAACGATGATCTCATCGTGATGCATCCGCTTCCGCGCGTCGACGAAATCGCCCCCGATGTCGACGAAACGGAACACGCACAATACTTCCAACAAGCGCACAACGGCATCCCGGTGCGGATGGCACTTCTCGATCTGATGCTCGGCGGTGAGACACAATGA
- a CDS encoding class I SAM-dependent methyltransferase, with protein sequence MIEKNAVRHSYDEIADTYATQRSENSPDTELLAQFLDTLSEPTRILDAGCGPGIPVLPRISAVTTAIGVDVSREQLRLAEENAPDALLLQSDMTDLPFDDGVFDAVIACWSLIHIPMDDHQAVIDEFARVLRPHGRLLVCEGTDEWIGDNPDWLESGVAMQWNIAGASATRAQLHNAGFTISDSWGVPEPLGSESDSDGNDDLPWTFFAARLDT encoded by the coding sequence ATGATCGAGAAAAACGCTGTCCGTCACTCGTACGACGAGATCGCGGACACGTATGCCACACAGCGGTCTGAAAACAGTCCTGATACGGAGCTGCTCGCACAGTTTCTCGATACGCTCTCTGAACCGACCCGTATTCTCGACGCCGGCTGCGGGCCGGGAATCCCAGTTCTGCCTCGAATTAGCGCTGTGACAACGGCGATCGGCGTCGACGTCTCACGCGAACAGCTGCGGCTGGCCGAGGAGAACGCTCCCGATGCGCTCCTCCTCCAGAGCGATATGACAGACCTCCCGTTCGACGACGGAGTCTTCGATGCCGTCATTGCGTGTTGGTCGTTGATTCACATCCCGATGGATGACCATCAAGCGGTCATCGACGAGTTTGCTCGTGTTCTTCGTCCCCACGGACGGCTGCTCGTCTGCGAAGGAACTGACGAGTGGATCGGTGACAATCCGGATTGGCTCGAGAGCGGCGTTGCGATGCAGTGGAACATTGCTGGAGCAAGCGCAACACGAGCCCAATTGCACAACGCCGGTTTTACCATCAGTGACAGCTGGGGTGTCCCAGAGCCGCTGGGATCCGAGTCTGATTCGGACGGAAATGACGACTTGCCGTGGACGTTTTTCGCTGCACGCCTCGATACGTAG